A part of Methanotorris formicicus Mc-S-70 genomic DNA contains:
- a CDS encoding DUF4855 domain-containing protein, whose protein sequence is MGFYWNFECPGQVSWGFITDWEIAQLSTYIKQKSNELNRKLEFIWIPSLGGRTIQQLEDSGVKNTMRYFNYVFCQPNYYQRDTMQDGSEYTYDKLVEILNWIRNASRNSYIELEADNQVLSNPNKVLRACDYVKAQKDSVVRDIWQRRAYYFDTKKEVIDRVRRTCPEW, encoded by the coding sequence GTGGGATTTTATTGGAATTTCGAATGTCCTGGACAGGTAAGTTGGGGATTTATTACTGATTGGGAAATAGCACAATTATCAACATATATCAAACAAAAATCTAATGAATTAAACAGAAAATTAGAGTTTATATGGATTCCTTCATTAGGAGGTAGAACAATCCAACAACTTGAAGATTCTGGAGTAAAAAATACTATGAGGTATTTTAACTATGTATTTTGTCAGCCAAATTACTATCAAAGAGATACAATGCAAGATGGTTCAGAATACACTTATGATAAGTTGGTTGAAATTCTAAATTGGATACGGAATGCATCGAGGAATTCATACATCGAATTAGAAGCAGATAATCAAGTTCTTAGTAATCCCAATAAAGTATTAAGAGCATGTGACTATGTCAAAGCACAGAAAGATTCGGTAGTTAGAGATATTTGGCAAAGAAGAGCATATTACTTTGACACAAAAAAGGAAGTCATTGATAGAGTTAGACGTACTTGTCCAGAATGGTAA